Genomic window (Deinococcus terrestris):
GCCGGACCCCTCATCATCCACGGCAGTGTGTATGCCGAGCTGCTGGCCGCACCTGGCAACACACAGGACCATCTGGGCTTCCTGCTTCAGCGCGGGCAGATCCAGGCGGATTGGGCCACCTCCGAATCGGTCTGGCAGATGAGCGGCCAAGCGTATGCTGCGTACGCCCGCCGACGGGCTAAATCAGGAGGCGGGCAGCCCAGGCGCATCCTCGCTGACTTCCTCATCGGGGCCCACGCCCTAACGCTGGGAGCCACCCTCGTGACCCTAGACGACACCCATTACCGCAACGCCTATCCCACGCTGACACTGGTCCTTCCTGAGGAGTAGCCCATACAGTGGGTGACCCTTCCGACCATGCTCGGGTGCAGGTCGGGTTTTAGCAGGGCTCCACAAGATTAACCGTGTACTTTTGGTGTCCAGCTCACGCCAACGGTCTCGGAGGCACTCTCACATGCCGATGCCAGCTTCACCCTGAAGGTGTACACCCACCTGTATAACGACCAACGGGGGGCGGGGGCCCTGTCCCTAGCAGACCTCCTGGAGACGGAAGGCCAGTGATATGGCTCCATCCCACGACCCACCTCGGCAGCCGACCTGAAAACAGGAGACGGAAGCCCTGAAGCAACTCCATCAGGCTCTGGGCACCTTCCTCGCAACAGCACCGGAATGGGTGCGGACAGTCTTACGTATCGAGTATGTCCCTCAACTGCAGATCCCGATCGCCCGCAAAAGTCATGAATGAATGTCGCCCTGAACTAAGTCTGTACAGCGCTGAAAGATTGATTTCGTCTCGGACTCTACGAACCATAGATGACGCAAGGCCGTCTATGGTTCCCTGGTACCTGTCTAGGAAACTCAGCTACAGTGGAGCCATGACGAGTTTCGAGATCATGGTGGCCCGGCTTGATCTGGTGGGCACCGCTCAACGTGTCGCCACCATGGACCTCAACGACCGCAAACGGCTGGTGCTGCGGACCGTTCAGGAGCATGATCTCGAAGGTCTCTGGGAGCTGGTGCGCTCCTATCTGGTGCTTCACGGCCGCCGCGGGACCAAGATCAGTCCGGCCACCCTTCGCAAGTACAAAGCGTGTCTGCGTGCTTACTGGACCTGGGCCGACGAGCACGGCGTCTCACTGACCCGGCCCCACCCCGACTCGGGCCACGCCTTCCTCCGCCACCTTGAGGCTCAGGGGATGGTCAAAGCGTCGGTCGGAGGCTATCTCGCGGCCTGCCGTGCCCTCTACGAAACCCTGCACTGGTCGGGCATTCGTGAGGATGACCCCTTCAAGCTCACCCGGCCCACCCAGGATCCACGGTCTCCCCTGCTGAA
Coding sequences:
- a CDS encoding type II toxin-antitoxin system VapC family toxin → MTACIDTNVLSALLAAEPTASAIARTLNTLRRAGPLIIHGSVYAELLAAPGNTQDHLGFLLQRGQIQADWATSESVWQMSGQAYAAYARRRAKSGGGQPRRILADFLIGAHALTLGATLVTLDDTHYRNAYPTLTLVLPEE